CGAACTGACGAGCTCTTTTAAAAAAGTAGGATCCTGGATGTCATGCATAGGAGTGCGAACAAAGCTGTTCACCGCTTTCTTACTGAGCATGGACGCAAAAGCGTTCACCCGGCTCACGCCCTGACGATCTTCGAATTCCCAGTCGTAAAGGGCTGTAATATTGGACATTAAGTCTCCTACGCCAGCCAAAATAAAAGGGGAAGGGGCGTTTTGAATAATGTCAAGATCGGCAATGATGCCATACGGAACTTTGGCAGGGACCGTCGTTTTCTTTCCTTCAATCATTAAGGAGCAATTACTGCTCGCAAATCCATCGTTGGAGGCTGACGTTGGAATGCTGATAAAAGGAGTCTGGCGGGAAAAGGCCATATATTTTCCGCAGTCAATCACAGCACCTCCGCCCACCGCAACGATCGCGTCATACATTTTTATGGAAAAAGCCTGTTTAATCAGATCATGGACTTCGGCATGGGGCTGCATAAGGACTGTATCCACTTTGGTAGTAGAAAGAGAATCTTTGATGTTTGCCTCCCATTGATCCATCGTAAATGAATCAAACAACATCAGGATATTTTCAAATCCATGGCGGTCAAAAATGTCCTGAAGATTGTAAATGATGCCGCTCTTAATTTCCAGAATAGCTGGAATTGGGATATTTGTAATGGGATTAGTCATGCGACAAATACCCTTTTTTCTCTAAATCAGCCTGGATGTCCTGAAAGGTTGCCACAGGAGTGAAGGCGATATTTTTTTCGCTTAGAATTTCCTGCAGAGCATCTTTCGCAAAGGTGGCATCGGCATAGACAGCTGGATGTGAATCGGGCTCGCTGTCGCCGGCGAAGTGAACAGTTTCGTATTCCTGTTTCAGCTCTTGAATCACTTTGGATTTGTCGATGCCGTAGCGTTCCGAATGATGCCGGTGGGAAGGATCCATGTTTAAATGAACATTTTGGTCCTCATAATATCCTTCATTAGAAAAAACGGTCACATTCTGAATGTTGTATTCTTTTAAAATGTGATGAATGTAGTAATCGGTTCCCGCACTTAAAATATAAAAGTCTCCGCCATTGTTCTGTACGTGCTGAATGAAAGCCGGCACATACTCATCAATCGGAATATTGAGAATATCCTCAATAATCTGCTCCTCATGCTGATTGATGGATGTGAAGATCGAGCGTAAAAATTCGATGTCCTTCATCTGACCTGCTTTCCACTTCTTAAAAAGGTCTCTGCCTTCCGGATAGTATTTCTCAATGATCACCCAGTAAAAGTCTTTATTTGAAATCGTACCATCAAAATCTGAAACGAATGCCCATTTCTTCATCGTTCATCCCTCCACTGTCGTTTTCTATAGTGTAACAAAATTTTCAGCATATTGATGGATTGAAAACGCTTCATGTAAGGCAGAAAAACGAATCTTTATAAGGAGATGAAGAGAAAATTCATATGGGATAAAGATGATCATACACCTTTGTCTAATTGGATAGCTTGTATGATAAATGCCGTTCTCAATTCTATTATTTTCCATAGATTATATAGAGAGAGGAGGTGTAAGAATGCCTGTTATTTCAACAAAAGGGCTGATCTACACGGTCAAACCTGGTGACACTCTATTTTCAATTGCCAGTCGTTTTGGCAGCACAGTAGCTGCGATCGAAAATGCTAACCACTTATATCCGCCTGTGACAGACCGAGGATTCATTTACCCGGATGATGTTTTAGTCATCCCTACTTCAACATCCACTCCGATCTTGTCCCATATCGTGACGAACGGGGATACACTATCAGCTATCGCCCAAACGTTTGACGCTCACGTTGATCTTCTTACGGGAGTGAACAATGTTTCGAATCCCAACGTAATTAATGTAGGGCAGAACCTGCTTGTTCCAGCGTTCACTTATAGGATTGTCAGTGGTGATTCGCTGTATTCCATTGCGAGGCGATTTGGGGTGAGTATGGCTGACATTGAAGAAGCGAATGCCGATCGGCCTGGTTTTCAAGGAGATGTGATCTGGCCGGATTATCACCTTATTATTCCGATCCCGACTTCCAGGAATATTTTTGTGATCCGTCCCCTGCCTGGTTCCACCTTTAACAGCGGAGATAAAGTAGAAGGTTACGCGAGAGTATTTGAGGCGGTCGTGACTTATCAACTGAGGGACAGTAATGGCGTAGTCGTGTCTAATGAACGCTTCACTATGACCGATCAAGGTGGCCCTGCTTACGGATTTTTCAGTAGTACCGTTTCTTTTGACCGACAGCCTACATCAGCTTCGGGAGAGTTGTGGGTCTATAGTCGAAGTGCTAAAGATGGCAGTATTCAGGATTTAGTGAAAATTAAAGTAAACTTCTAATAAATAGACAGTCTTCTCTAGCGGGAGGAGGCTGTTTTTTTGTGCAGACTTTGATTATTTAGAAAATTCACTTTGGGTATCTATCTTCACAAAGAATAGTAAGGTATATTTTTAGTATATTAAAAAATAATGGAATGGTTTTTAAAATTAGAACTTGCTCAGTATAATGGACAAAATTTTTTCTCATCCGCGGCAGTTTCTTAATTTTATCGTGAGAGGAGAAGAGCATATGAAAAAAGCAGGATGGATTGTAGTGTTTGCTTTGATACTAGGAGGGATAGGAACATTGTTCTCCTTTCAGGCTACGAAATCAATAGAAGATGAAAAGCTGCAAGTACATAAGGAAGAAGCCTTTACGGCGAGTGAAATTCAAGACATCCATGTAGATACTTCATCAGCTGATATCCAATTTGTCGAAGGAAAAAGCAATCAAATTGAAGTGACCCTAAGTGGCTATGCTCGGAAATGGAAAGAGTATTCGTATGAAGTTGAAGAGGAAGAAGGCGAGTTAAACGTAAACCTTAAAAAGAAAAGCAATGGACTTGGATTTTCTTTTGGTTTTGTCAGAGGAGATGACTTAGAATTACTCGTCAAAGTACCGAAGCAGAAACTGGAAGTAGTAAATATAGGCACCTCGTCATCTGAAGTAACACTTCGTGATCTTCAAGTAAGTCAGCTGATCGCTGCCACAAGTTCAGGTGATATTGAAGTATCCAGTCTGGAAGTTGACGAACAGTTGAACCTCCATTCTTCCAGTGGAAGTGTAATGATGACGAACATCAAAGGGTCAGACGCTGAGGTCGAACTGAAAACAAGCAGCGGAGATATAGAAGGAAAAGGGCTGCTGTTTAATGAAATGAAAGCTCAATCTTCCTCAGGAAATGTTGATGTATCGCATGAAAGTCTGGCGGGAAATCTAACTGCGCATACATCAAGCGGTGATGTCACATTTTTGTTTGAAGAAGAACCTCAATCATTTATTCTGGACTACCAATCAAGTTCAGGTGAAGAACGCATTCAACTGGATGGTATTCATTATGAAAGAAGAGCAGAGCATGAGGTGAAAGGCTATAAAGGAGAACAGAAGTATCAAATTCTTGTGGAAACGAGCTCAGGAGATTTTACCTTAAACTAAACGATATTTATATAAGAGAGTTATTACGCTATCCGGCCGGATTGCGTAAGACTCAGTTTCGAGATATCTTGGGTCCGTAGCCAAAAATAGATAAGGGTGGCTACAGAAACAACTCGCTTTCCTGCGGGGGAACTGGCAAGCCTCCTCGTTCGTTTCACTCCCTGTGGGGTCTCGCCTAGCTCCTTCTCCCGCGGGAGTCTCCTTGTTTCCTGCGCCACCTTATGATTGAAGAGTGAACGGCCCCT
The Halobacillus halophilus DSM 2266 DNA segment above includes these coding regions:
- a CDS encoding iron-containing alcohol dehydrogenase family protein, translating into MTNPITNIPIPAILEIKSGIIYNLQDIFDRHGFENILMLFDSFTMDQWEANIKDSLSTTKVDTVLMQPHAEVHDLIKQAFSIKMYDAIVAVGGGAVIDCGKYMAFSRQTPFISIPTSASNDGFASSNCSLMIEGKKTTVPAKVPYGIIADLDIIQNAPSPFILAGVGDLMSNITALYDWEFEDRQGVSRVNAFASMLSKKAVNSFVRTPMHDIQDPTFLKELVSSLTMGGVATIISGNSAPISGSEHLISHALDKYAEHPHMHGIQVGIATYIMANVQEHRADRMQKVFTRTGFFDHIKTLEVKKADFKMAIENSPEIKPHRYTYLHEKKYQRKALDFLDQDPILQEILR
- a CDS encoding MtnX-like HAD-IB family phosphatase, with the protein product MKKWAFVSDFDGTISNKDFYWVIIEKYYPEGRDLFKKWKAGQMKDIEFLRSIFTSINQHEEQIIEDILNIPIDEYVPAFIQHVQNNGGDFYILSAGTDYYIHHILKEYNIQNVTVFSNEGYYEDQNVHLNMDPSHRHHSERYGIDKSKVIQELKQEYETVHFAGDSEPDSHPAVYADATFAKDALQEILSEKNIAFTPVATFQDIQADLEKKGYLSHD
- a CDS encoding LysM peptidoglycan-binding domain-containing protein, whose product is MPVISTKGLIYTVKPGDTLFSIASRFGSTVAAIENANHLYPPVTDRGFIYPDDVLVIPTSTSTPILSHIVTNGDTLSAIAQTFDAHVDLLTGVNNVSNPNVINVGQNLLVPAFTYRIVSGDSLYSIARRFGVSMADIEEANADRPGFQGDVIWPDYHLIIPIPTSRNIFVIRPLPGSTFNSGDKVEGYARVFEAVVTYQLRDSNGVVVSNERFTMTDQGGPAYGFFSSTVSFDRQPTSASGELWVYSRSAKDGSIQDLVKIKVNF
- a CDS encoding DUF4097 family beta strand repeat-containing protein, producing MKKAGWIVVFALILGGIGTLFSFQATKSIEDEKLQVHKEEAFTASEIQDIHVDTSSADIQFVEGKSNQIEVTLSGYARKWKEYSYEVEEEEGELNVNLKKKSNGLGFSFGFVRGDDLELLVKVPKQKLEVVNIGTSSSEVTLRDLQVSQLIAATSSGDIEVSSLEVDEQLNLHSSSGSVMMTNIKGSDAEVELKTSSGDIEGKGLLFNEMKAQSSSGNVDVSHESLAGNLTAHTSSGDVTFLFEEEPQSFILDYQSSSGEERIQLDGIHYERRAEHEVKGYKGEQKYQILVETSSGDFTLN